A DNA window from Enterobacter cloacae subsp. cloacae ATCC 13047 contains the following coding sequences:
- a CDS encoding DEAD/DEAH family ATP-dependent RNA helicase, producing MAEFETTFADLGLKAPILEALNDLGYEKPSPIQAECIPHLLSGRDVLGMAQTGSGKTAAFSLPLLNNIDPDLRAPQILVLAPTRELAVQVAEAMTEFSKHMRGVNVVALYGGQRYDVQLRALRQGPQIVVGTPGRLLDHLKRGTLDLSKLSGLVLDEADEMLRMGFIEDVETIMAQIPEGHQTALFSATMPEAIRRITRRFMKEPQEVRIQSSVTTRPDISQSYWSVYGMRKNEALVRFLEAEDFDAAIIFVRTKNATLEVAEALERNGYNSAALNGDMNQALREQTLERLKDGRLDILIATDVAARGLDVERISLVVNYDIPMDSESYVHRIGRTGRAGRAGRALLFVENRERRLLRNIERTMKLTIPEAELPNAELLGKRRLEKFAAKVQQQLESSDLDQYRALLAQIQPTAEGEELDIETLAAALLKMAQGERTLIVPPDAPMRPRREFRDRDDRFERRGDRNDRGPRGDRSERGGEDRPRRERRDAGEMELYRIEVGRDDGVEVRHIVGAIANEGDISSRYIGNIKLFASHSTIELPKGMPGEVLQHFTRTRILNKPMNMQLLGDAQPRPDRGGERRGGGRGFGGERREGGRSEGRGGEGRRFSGERRDSRGPRREEGTSRRRFGDA from the coding sequence ATGGCTGAATTCGAAACCACTTTTGCAGATCTGGGCCTGAAGGCTCCTATCCTTGAAGCTCTTAACGATCTCGGTTACGAAAAACCATCTCCGATCCAGGCAGAATGTATCCCACATCTGCTCTCTGGTCGTGACGTGCTGGGCATGGCCCAGACTGGTAGCGGCAAAACCGCAGCATTCTCGCTGCCGCTTCTGAACAACATTGATCCGGACCTGCGTGCACCGCAGATCCTCGTCCTGGCTCCAACCCGTGAACTGGCGGTTCAGGTTGCGGAAGCGATGACGGAATTCTCTAAACACATGCGCGGCGTAAACGTGGTAGCCCTGTACGGCGGCCAGCGTTATGACGTGCAGTTACGCGCCCTGCGCCAGGGCCCACAGATTGTTGTCGGTACGCCGGGCCGTCTGCTGGATCACCTGAAGCGCGGTACACTGGATCTCTCTAAACTGAGCGGTCTGGTACTGGATGAAGCCGACGAAATGCTGCGTATGGGCTTCATCGAAGACGTAGAAACCATCATGGCGCAGATCCCGGAAGGTCATCAGACCGCTCTGTTCTCTGCCACCATGCCAGAAGCAATCCGTCGCATTACCCGCCGCTTCATGAAAGAGCCGCAGGAAGTGCGCATTCAGTCCAGCGTTACCACTCGCCCGGACATCAGCCAGAGCTACTGGTCTGTGTACGGCATGCGCAAAAACGAAGCGCTGGTGCGTTTCCTGGAAGCGGAAGATTTTGATGCGGCGATTATCTTCGTTCGTACCAAAAACGCGACCCTGGAAGTGGCTGAAGCCCTGGAGCGTAACGGCTACAACAGCGCAGCGCTGAATGGCGACATGAACCAGGCTCTGCGTGAGCAGACGCTGGAGCGTCTGAAAGACGGTCGTCTGGATATCCTGATTGCAACCGACGTGGCAGCACGTGGTCTGGACGTTGAGCGTATCAGCCTGGTTGTAAACTACGACATCCCAATGGACTCTGAGTCTTACGTTCACCGTATCGGCCGTACCGGTCGTGCAGGTCGTGCGGGTCGTGCCCTGCTGTTCGTTGAGAACCGCGAGCGTCGTCTGCTGCGTAACATTGAACGCACCATGAAGCTGACCATTCCGGAAGCGGAGCTGCCAAACGCAGAACTGCTGGGCAAACGCCGTCTGGAAAAATTCGCCGCGAAAGTCCAGCAGCAGCTGGAAAGCAGCGATCTGGATCAGTACCGTGCGCTGCTGGCGCAGATTCAGCCAACCGCTGAAGGCGAAGAGCTGGATATCGAAACGCTGGCTGCAGCACTGCTGAAGATGGCACAGGGCGAACGTACCCTGATCGTGCCACCAGATGCACCGATGCGTCCTCGTCGTGAGTTCCGCGATCGTGACGATCGCTTCGAACGCCGTGGTGACCGTAACGATCGTGGCCCACGTGGTGACCGTTCAGAGCGTGGTGGCGAAGACCGTCCACGTCGTGAGCGTCGTGACGCTGGCGAAATGGAACTGTACCGCATTGAAGTGGGCCGTGATGATGGTGTTGAAGTTCGTCATATCGTTGGCGCGATCGCGAACGAAGGCGACATCAGCAGCCGTTACATCGGTAACATCAAGCTGTTCGCATCTCACTCCACCATCGAGCTGCCAAAAGGCATGCCGGGCGAAGTACTGCAGCACTTTACTCGCACCCGCATCCTGAACAAGCCGATGAACATGCAGCTGCTGGGCGATGCACAGCCACGTCCTGACCGTGGCGGCGAACGTCGTGGCGGTGGTCGCGGTTTCGGTGGCGAGCGTCGTGAAGGCGGTCGCAGCGAAGGTCGCGGTGGTGAAGGTCGTCGTTTCTCCGGTGAACGCCGTGATAGCCGTGGCCCACGTCGTGAAGAAGGCACCAGCCGTCGTCGTTTTGGTGACGCGTAA
- the yrbN gene encoding protein YrbN: MKIADHFHDELSRLAAIDIEALVLHG; encoded by the coding sequence ATGAAAATTGCAGATCATTTTCACGATGAGCTAAGTAGACTGGCCGCCATTGACATTGAGGCACTCGTACTACATGGCTGA
- the nlpI gene encoding lipoprotein NlpI, with translation MKPFLRWCFVATALTLAGCSNSAWRKSEVLAVPLQPTLQQEVILARMEQILASRALTDDERAQLLYERGVLYDSLGLRALARNDFSQALAIRPDMPEVFNYLGIYLTQAGNFDAAYEAFDSVLELDPTYNYAHLNRGIALYYGGRDKLAQDDLLAFYQDDPNDPFRSLWLYIVEQKLDEKQAKEALKQRFDKSDKEQWGWNIVEFYLGNISEATLMERLKADATDNTSLAEHLSETNFYLGKYYLSLGDKDSATALFKLAVANNVHNFVEHRYALLELSLLGQEQDDLAESDQQ, from the coding sequence ATGAAGCCTTTTTTGCGCTGGTGTTTCGTTGCGACAGCTTTAACGCTGGCAGGATGCAGCAACTCTGCCTGGCGTAAGAGCGAAGTCCTCGCAGTGCCATTGCAACCGACTTTGCAGCAGGAAGTGATTCTGGCACGCATGGAACAAATTCTTGCCAGTCGGGCTTTAACCGATGACGAACGCGCACAGCTTTTATATGAGCGCGGAGTGTTGTATGATAGTCTCGGTCTGAGGGCATTAGCGCGAAATGATTTCTCACAAGCGCTGGCTATCCGACCTGATATGCCTGAAGTATTCAATTACTTAGGCATTTATTTAACGCAGGCAGGCAATTTTGATGCTGCCTATGAAGCGTTTGATTCTGTACTTGAGCTTGATCCAACTTACAACTACGCGCACTTGAATCGCGGTATCGCATTGTATTACGGCGGTCGTGATAAGTTAGCGCAAGATGATCTGCTGGCGTTTTATCAAGACGATCCTAATGATCCTTTCCGTAGCCTGTGGCTTTACATCGTTGAGCAGAAGCTCGATGAGAAGCAGGCAAAAGAGGCACTGAAACAGCGCTTCGACAAATCGGACAAGGAACAGTGGGGATGGAACATTGTCGAGTTCTACCTGGGCAACATTAGCGAAGCAACGCTGATGGAACGCCTCAAGGCGGACGCAACGGATAACACCTCGCTCGCTGAGCATCTCAGTGAAACCAACTTCTATTTAGGTAAGTACTACCTAAGTCTGGGGGATAAGGACAGCGCTACGGCACTGTTCAAATTAGCGGTTGCTAACAACGTACACAACTTCGTTGAGCACCGTTATGCATTGTTGGAATTATCGCTCTTGGGCCAGGAGCAAGATGACCTGGCAGAATCGGACCAGCAATAG
- the pnp gene encoding polyribonucleotide nucleotidyltransferase, with amino-acid sequence MLNPIVRKFQYGQHTVTLETGMMARQATAAVMVSMDDTAVFVTVVGQKKAKPGQDFFPLTVNYQERTYAAGKIPGGFFRREGRPSEGETLIARLIDRPVRPLFPEGFVNEVQVIATVVSVNPQVNPDIVAMIGASAALSLSGIPFNGPIGAARVGYINDQYVLNPTQEELKESKLDLVVAGTEAAVLMVESEAELLSEDQMLGAVVFGHDQQQVVIQNINELVKEAGKPRWDWQPEAANDALNARVAALAEARLSDAYRITDKQERYAQVDVIKDETIATLVAEDETLDANELSEILHAIEKNVVRSRVLAGEPRIDGREKDMIRGLDVRTGVLPRTHGSALFTRGETQALVTATLGTARDAQIIDELMGERTDSFLFHYNFPPYSVGETGMVGSPKRREIGHGRLAKRGVLAVMPDADKFPYTVRVVSEITESNGSSSMASVCGASLALMDAGVPIKAAVAGIAMGLVKEGDNFVVLSDILGDEDHLGDMDFKVAGSRDGISALQMDIKIEGITKEIMQVALNQAKGARLHILGVMEQAINAPRGDISEFAPRIHTIKINPDKIKDVIGKGGSVIRALTEETGTTIEIEDDGTVKIAATDGEKAKFAIRRIEEITAEIEVGRIYNGKVTRIVDFGAFVAIGGGKEGLVHISQIADKRVEKVTDYLQMGQEVPVKVLEVDRQGRIRLSIKEATEQSQPAAAPEAPAAEQQGE; translated from the coding sequence TTGCTGAATCCGATCGTTCGTAAATTCCAGTATGGTCAGCATACCGTCACGCTGGAAACCGGCATGATGGCACGTCAGGCTACTGCTGCCGTTATGGTAAGCATGGATGACACCGCGGTATTCGTGACCGTTGTTGGCCAGAAAAAAGCTAAACCAGGTCAGGACTTCTTCCCACTGACCGTTAACTACCAGGAGCGTACTTACGCTGCCGGTAAAATCCCGGGTGGCTTCTTCCGTCGTGAAGGCCGCCCAAGCGAAGGCGAAACCCTGATCGCGCGTCTGATTGACCGCCCGGTTCGTCCGCTGTTCCCGGAAGGCTTTGTAAACGAAGTGCAGGTTATCGCGACCGTGGTTTCCGTTAACCCACAGGTTAACCCGGATATCGTTGCGATGATCGGTGCCTCCGCTGCGCTGTCTCTGTCCGGTATTCCATTCAATGGTCCTATCGGTGCCGCGCGCGTTGGTTACATCAACGACCAGTACGTGCTGAACCCGACTCAGGAAGAGCTGAAAGAAAGTAAGCTGGACCTGGTTGTTGCCGGTACGGAAGCCGCCGTTCTGATGGTTGAGTCTGAAGCAGAGCTGCTGAGCGAAGACCAGATGCTGGGCGCTGTGGTCTTCGGCCACGACCAACAGCAGGTTGTTATCCAGAACATCAACGAGCTGGTGAAAGAAGCCGGTAAACCGCGTTGGGACTGGCAGCCTGAAGCCGCTAACGACGCGCTGAACGCACGCGTTGCTGCACTGGCTGAAGCGCGTCTGAGCGATGCGTACCGTATCACCGACAAGCAGGAGCGTTATGCTCAGGTTGACGTGATCAAAGACGAAACCATCGCCACGCTGGTTGCTGAAGACGAAACGCTGGACGCTAACGAGCTGAGCGAAATTCTGCACGCAATCGAGAAAAACGTTGTTCGTAGCCGCGTACTGGCTGGCGAGCCGCGTATCGATGGCCGTGAAAAAGACATGATCCGTGGTCTGGACGTACGTACTGGCGTACTGCCACGTACTCACGGTTCTGCGCTGTTCACCCGTGGCGAAACGCAGGCGCTGGTTACCGCGACCCTGGGTACTGCACGTGACGCACAGATCATCGACGAACTGATGGGCGAGCGCACTGACAGCTTCCTGTTCCACTATAACTTCCCTCCGTACTCCGTAGGGGAAACCGGTATGGTGGGTTCGCCTAAGCGTCGTGAAATTGGTCACGGTCGTCTGGCGAAGCGCGGCGTGCTGGCAGTGATGCCAGACGCAGACAAATTCCCGTACACCGTTCGTGTGGTTTCTGAAATCACCGAATCCAACGGTTCTTCTTCCATGGCTTCCGTGTGTGGTGCCTCTCTGGCGCTGATGGATGCAGGCGTGCCAATCAAAGCCGCCGTTGCGGGTATCGCAATGGGTCTGGTGAAAGAGGGCGACAACTTTGTTGTTCTGTCTGACATTCTGGGCGACGAAGACCACCTGGGCGATATGGACTTCAAAGTGGCGGGTTCCCGCGACGGTATCTCTGCACTGCAGATGGATATCAAAATTGAAGGTATCACCAAAGAGATCATGCAGGTTGCTCTGAACCAGGCTAAAGGTGCGCGTCTGCACATCCTGGGCGTGATGGAACAGGCTATCAACGCGCCACGCGGTGATATCTCCGAGTTCGCTCCGCGTATTCACACCATCAAGATCAATCCAGACAAGATCAAAGATGTTATCGGTAAGGGCGGTTCCGTGATCCGTGCGCTGACCGAAGAGACCGGCACCACCATTGAAATCGAAGATGACGGTACGGTGAAGATCGCAGCGACCGACGGCGAAAAAGCGAAATTCGCGATTCGTCGCATCGAAGAAATCACTGCAGAAATCGAAGTGGGACGTATCTACAATGGTAAAGTGACCCGTATCGTTGACTTTGGCGCGTTCGTTGCCATCGGTGGCGGTAAAGAAGGTCTGGTACACATCTCTCAAATCGCTGACAAGCGCGTTGAGAAAGTGACCGATTACCTGCAGATGGGTCAGGAAGTACCGGTTAAAGTTCTGGAAGTTGACCGCCAGGGCCGTATCCGTCTGAGCATTAAAGAAGCAACCGAGCAGTCTCAGCCAGCTGCTGCGCCAGAAGCACCGGCAGCAGAACAGCAAGGCGAGTAA
- the rpsO gene encoding 30S ribosomal protein S15, which translates to MSLSVEAKAKIVSEFGRGTNDSGSTEVQVALLTAQINHLQGHFAEHKKDHHSRRGLLRMVSQRRKLLDYLKRKDVARYSALIERLGLRR; encoded by the coding sequence ATGTCTCTAAGCGTTGAAGCTAAAGCTAAAATCGTTTCTGAGTTTGGTCGTGGTACTAACGACAGCGGTTCTACCGAAGTTCAGGTTGCACTGCTGACTGCACAGATTAACCACCTGCAGGGTCACTTTGCAGAGCACAAAAAAGATCACCACAGCCGTCGTGGTCTGCTGCGTATGGTTTCTCAGCGTCGTAAACTGCTCGACTACCTGAAACGTAAAGATGTTGCACGTTACTCCGCGCTGATCGAGCGTCTGGGTCTGCGTCGCTAA
- the truB gene encoding tRNA pseudouridine(55) synthase TruB — translation MSRPRRRGRDVHGVLLLDKPQGASSNDVLQKVKRIYNANRAGHTGALDPLATGMLPICLGEATKFSQYLLDSDKRYRVIARLGQRTDTSDADGQVVEERPVTFSAEQLDAALESFRGDTLQVPSMYSALKYQGKKLYEYARQGIEVPREARPITVYELLFIRHEGDELELEVHCSKGTYIRTIIDDLGEKLGCGAHVIYLRRLAVSKYPVERMVTLEHLHALVEQAQAQGVAAADLLDPLLMPMDSPAADFPVVNLPLTSSVYFKNGNPVRTTNAPLEGLVRVTEGDDGKFIGMGEMDGEGRVAPRRLVVEYPVEG, via the coding sequence ATGAGTCGTCCTCGTCGTCGTGGCCGCGACGTGCATGGTGTGCTGCTGCTTGATAAACCCCAGGGCGCATCCAGCAACGACGTGCTGCAAAAAGTGAAGCGTATTTATAATGCCAACCGTGCGGGCCATACAGGCGCGCTGGACCCCCTGGCGACGGGCATGCTGCCCATCTGCCTGGGGGAGGCAACAAAGTTTTCTCAGTACCTGCTGGATTCCGATAAGCGTTATCGCGTTATCGCCAGGCTGGGCCAGCGCACGGACACCTCCGATGCCGATGGTCAGGTGGTGGAAGAGCGTCCTGTGACGTTTAGCGCAGAGCAACTGGATGCGGCGCTGGAGAGCTTCCGTGGCGATACGCTGCAGGTGCCGTCGATGTATTCTGCACTGAAATATCAGGGTAAAAAGCTCTACGAATATGCGCGCCAGGGTATTGAAGTGCCGCGTGAAGCCCGCCCGATCACCGTGTATGAACTGCTCTTTATTCGCCACGAGGGTGACGAACTGGAGCTGGAAGTGCACTGTTCGAAAGGTACCTATATTCGCACCATTATCGACGACCTGGGCGAGAAGCTGGGTTGCGGTGCGCATGTTATCTACCTGCGTCGCCTGGCCGTCAGTAAATATCCGGTTGAGCGGATGGTGACCCTTGAGCATCTGCACGCTCTGGTTGAACAGGCGCAAGCGCAGGGTGTTGCCGCGGCAGATTTGCTTGACCCGCTGCTGATGCCGATGGATAGCCCGGCGGCCGACTTCCCGGTTGTTAATCTTCCTTTAACATCGTCCGTTTACTTTAAGAACGGAAACCCGGTTCGGACCACGAATGCACCGCTGGAAGGCCTGGTACGCGTGACCGAAGGGGATGACGGTAAGTTTATCGGCATGGGTGAAATGGACGGTGAAGGACGCGTTGCGCCCCGCCGTCTGGTGGTGGAATACCCGGTCGAAGGCTGA
- the rbfA gene encoding 30S ribosome-binding factor RbfA: MAKEFGRPQRVAQEMQKEIALILQREIKDPRVGMMTTVSGVEMSRDLAYAKVFVTFLNDQDEAAVKNGIKALQEASGFIRSLLGKAMRLRIVPELTFFYDNSLVEGMRMSNLVTSVVKHDDERRVNPADDSKED, encoded by the coding sequence ATGGCGAAAGAATTTGGTCGCCCGCAGCGCGTAGCGCAGGAAATGCAGAAAGAGATCGCGCTCATTCTGCAACGCGAAATTAAAGATCCGCGTGTGGGCATGATGACCACCGTGTCCGGCGTGGAAATGTCCCGTGACCTCGCGTATGCCAAAGTGTTCGTGACGTTCCTGAACGATCAGGACGAAGCAGCAGTGAAAAATGGCATTAAAGCGTTGCAGGAAGCCTCTGGTTTCATCCGCTCTCTGCTCGGCAAAGCGATGCGCCTGCGTATCGTGCCTGAGCTGACCTTCTTCTACGACAACTCCCTGGTCGAAGGTATGCGTATGTCCAACCTGGTGACCAGCGTGGTGAAACATGACGACGAACGTCGTGTTAACCCGGCGGACGACAGCAAGGAGGACTGA
- the infB gene encoding translation initiation factor IF-2, which produces MTDVTVKSLAAEIQTSVDRLVQQFADAGIPKTADDSVTANEKQTLLAHLNREHGSAPDKLTLQRKTRSTLNIPGTGGKSKSVQIEVRKTRTFVKRDPQEAERLAAEEQAQREAEEQAQREAEATAKREAELKAEREAAEKAKRDASEKVKREAAEKDKVSNQQTDEMTKTAQAEKARRENEAAELKRKAEEEARRKLEEEARRVAEEARRMAEENEKNGIDTAEQSEDTSDYHVTTSQHARQAEDDNDREVEGGRGRGRNAKAARPAKKGNKHAESKADREEARAAVRGGKGGKQRKGSSLQQGFQKPAQAVNRDVVIGETITVGDLANKMAVKGSQVIKAMMKLGAMATINQVIDQETAQLVAEEMGHKVILRRENELEEAVMSDRDTGAAAEPRAPVVTIMGHVDHGKTSLLDYIRSTKVASGEAGGITQHIGAYHVETDNGMITFLDTPGHAAFTSMRARGAQATDIVVLVVAADDGVMPQTIEAIQHAKAAGVPVVVAVNKIDKPEADPDRVKNELSQYGILPEEWGGESQFVHVSAKAGTGIDELLDAILLQAEVLELKAIRNGMASGAVIESFLDKGRGPVATVLVREGTLHKGDIVLCGFEYGRVRAMRNELGQEVLEAGPSIPVEILGLSGVPAAGDEVTVVRDEKKAREVALYRQGKFREVKLARQQKSKLENMFANMAEGEVHEVNVVLKADVQGSVEAISDSLLKLSTDEVKVKIIGSGVGGITETDATLAAASNAILVGFNVRADASARRVIEAESLDLRYYSVIYNLIDEVKAAMSGMLSPELKQQIIGLAEVRDVFKSPKFGAIAGCMVTEGTIKRHNPIRVLRDNVVIYEGELESLRRFKDDVNEVRNGMECGIGVKNYNDVRVGDMIEVFEIIEIQRSID; this is translated from the coding sequence ATGACTGATGTAACTGTAAAATCGCTGGCTGCTGAGATTCAGACCTCCGTGGACCGCCTGGTACAGCAATTTGCTGATGCAGGGATCCCGAAGACCGCTGATGACTCAGTGACGGCAAACGAAAAACAAACCTTGTTAGCGCACCTCAACCGTGAACACGGCTCTGCGCCTGACAAGCTGACGCTGCAGCGCAAAACGCGCAGCACGTTGAATATTCCAGGTACCGGTGGCAAAAGTAAATCGGTACAAATTGAAGTCCGCAAGACGCGCACCTTTGTAAAACGTGATCCGCAAGAGGCAGAGCGCCTTGCCGCGGAAGAGCAGGCACAGCGTGAAGCGGAAGAACAAGCTCAGCGTGAGGCAGAAGCAACTGCCAAACGTGAGGCAGAATTAAAAGCTGAACGTGAGGCCGCAGAAAAAGCGAAACGCGACGCAAGTGAAAAAGTGAAGCGTGAAGCTGCGGAAAAAGACAAAGTGAGCAATCAACAGACAGACGAAATGACCAAAACCGCCCAGGCTGAAAAAGCCCGTCGTGAAAATGAAGCTGCCGAACTGAAGCGTAAAGCCGAAGAAGAAGCACGCCGCAAGCTTGAAGAAGAAGCGCGTCGTGTGGCTGAAGAAGCGCGCCGTATGGCAGAAGAAAACGAGAAGAACGGTATTGATACCGCTGAGCAGTCTGAAGATACCAGCGACTATCACGTGACCACTTCTCAGCACGCGCGTCAGGCTGAAGATGATAACGACCGTGAAGTAGAAGGCGGCCGTGGCCGTGGTCGCAATGCGAAAGCAGCGCGTCCGGCGAAAAAAGGCAACAAACACGCCGAGTCTAAAGCTGACCGTGAAGAAGCGCGTGCAGCCGTGCGTGGCGGTAAAGGCGGCAAACAGCGTAAAGGTTCTTCCCTGCAGCAGGGCTTCCAGAAGCCAGCTCAGGCCGTTAACCGTGACGTTGTGATCGGCGAAACCATCACCGTTGGCGATCTGGCGAACAAAATGGCGGTTAAAGGCTCTCAGGTCATCAAAGCGATGATGAAACTGGGCGCAATGGCGACCATCAACCAGGTGATCGACCAGGAAACCGCACAGCTGGTTGCCGAAGAGATGGGCCACAAAGTTATCCTGCGTCGTGAAAACGAGCTGGAAGAAGCAGTAATGAGCGACCGTGATACCGGTGCTGCGGCAGAACCGCGTGCGCCAGTTGTGACCATCATGGGTCACGTTGACCACGGTAAAACCTCTCTGCTCGACTACATTCGTTCTACGAAAGTGGCTTCCGGTGAAGCGGGTGGTATTACCCAGCACATCGGTGCATATCACGTAGAAACCGACAACGGTATGATCACCTTCCTGGATACCCCAGGCCACGCCGCGTTTACCTCAATGCGTGCTCGTGGTGCTCAGGCGACAGATATCGTTGTTCTGGTTGTTGCTGCAGACGATGGCGTGATGCCACAGACCATCGAAGCTATCCAGCACGCGAAAGCGGCGGGTGTGCCGGTTGTGGTTGCAGTGAACAAGATCGATAAGCCAGAAGCGGATCCAGATCGTGTTAAAAACGAACTGTCCCAGTACGGCATCCTGCCAGAAGAGTGGGGCGGTGAAAGCCAGTTTGTACACGTGTCTGCGAAAGCAGGTACTGGTATCGACGAGCTGCTGGACGCGATCCTGCTGCAGGCTGAAGTTCTGGAGCTGAAAGCGATCCGTAACGGTATGGCGAGCGGCGCGGTTATCGAATCCTTCCTGGATAAAGGCCGTGGCCCGGTGGCTACCGTTCTGGTTCGCGAAGGTACACTGCATAAAGGCGATATCGTCCTGTGTGGTTTCGAATACGGTCGTGTTCGTGCGATGCGTAACGAACTGGGTCAGGAAGTGCTGGAAGCAGGTCCGTCCATTCCAGTGGAAATCCTCGGTCTGTCCGGTGTGCCGGCTGCCGGTGACGAAGTGACCGTTGTGCGTGACGAGAAGAAAGCGCGTGAAGTTGCACTGTACCGTCAGGGCAAATTCCGTGAAGTTAAACTGGCTCGTCAGCAGAAATCTAAACTCGAGAACATGTTCGCGAACATGGCTGAAGGCGAAGTTCACGAAGTGAACGTCGTACTGAAAGCTGACGTTCAGGGTTCTGTGGAAGCGATTTCCGACTCCTTGCTGAAACTGTCTACTGACGAAGTTAAAGTGAAGATCATCGGTTCTGGCGTAGGTGGTATCACCGAAACCGACGCAACCCTGGCGGCTGCCTCTAACGCCATTCTGGTTGGCTTCAACGTGCGTGCTGATGCGTCTGCTCGCCGCGTGATCGAAGCAGAAAGCCTGGATCTGCGTTACTACTCCGTCATCTATAACCTGATCGACGAAGTGAAAGCAGCGATGAGCGGTATGCTGTCTCCAGAGCTGAAACAGCAGATCATCGGTCTGGCTGAAGTGCGCGATGTGTTCAAATCGCCGAAATTCGGTGCGATCGCGGGCTGTATGGTTACCGAAGGTACCATCAAGCGTCACAACCCAATCCGCGTACTGCGTGACAACGTGGTTATCTACGAAGGCGAGCTGGAATCCCTGCGCCGCTTCAAAGATGACGTTAACGAAGTCCGTAACGGCATGGAATGTGGTATCGGCGTGAAGAACTACAACGACGTTCGCGTTGGCGATATGATCGAAGTGTTCGAAATCATCGAGATCCAACGCAGCATCGACTAA